Genomic window (Dasypus novemcinctus isolate mDasNov1 chromosome 10, mDasNov1.1.hap2, whole genome shotgun sequence):
TCTACAGACTTTTTCAGAGAGTGGTAGGGAGTtcagcaaaggaaaagagaaaaatatatgttaaatttgCAGAAATTGAAGTAGCATCCGTGAACTTTGACAAGTAATTCAAGAGGCCCACAACCCAAATTCAATATTGCTTCTAAATCAAATGCACTGTCCATTTGTCCTTTGAATTTTATCATATCTGTCATTCAATTTACTATGCTATGTTAAATTAGGTGGTTTATAACTCATTTGTGTATAATCttattaacaattttatttatacctCAAAATTTGGAGAAGGAAATATCTGCACTTAATAATAAGTTTcaattatatatgtttttaataaatGTCCAGAAAAAATTTTACATCACTGACTGAATTCATCCTGTTGGGATTGCCAGAATCCATGGAGCAAGAGATTATACTATTTGTGCTATTTTTTCTGATTTATACACTTACAATTCTGGGGAATATTGTGATGATTCTCCTAATCAGAATTGACTCCAGActtcacacacccatgtacttcttcttGGCTAACTTATCCTTCGTGGATGTTTGTTATTCCTCCACTATCACCCCCAAAACACTGGTAGATTTATTATCTGAGAAGAAAACCATCTCCTTTGCCGGCTGCTTCTTGCAGTTGTACTTCTTCATTGCCTTGGCAACAACTGAATGCATCCTCTTTGGGTTAATGGCCTATGACCGTTATGTGGCCATATGTAACCCCCTACTTTACACCTTAGTCATGTCCAGGGTGGTGTGTCTTAAGATGGCAGCTGGGGCCATTGTAGCGGGTTTGCTGAACTCCATGGTTAACACCAGCTATATAAGCAGTTTGCCATTTTGTGGTTCCAATGTTATCCATCATTTCTTCTGTGACAGCCCACCACTTTTTAAGCTCTCTTGTTCTGACACCAGTATGAATGAAAGCATCTTCTCCATTTTCGCTGGTGTAAATATGGTCGGGACTCTCCTGGTCATTCTCACCTCCTACTCTtacattcttttctccatttttcgtATGCATTCAGGGGAGGGGAGGCATAAAGCATTGTCAACTTGTGTTTCCCACCTGACTGCTATAATTCTATTCTATGCCACCTCCATCTATACATATCTGAGACCTAGTTCCAGCTATTCCCTGAATCAGGACAAAGTGGCTTCTGTGTTCTACACCATGGTCATTCCCATGTTGAATCCTCTGATCTATAGCCTCAGGAATAAGGAAGTAAAGAAAGCTTTATGGAATGTAATTACCAGGAAAAAAGTCCCTTCATTTCAGTGATTGTTTAGCTAATTTTCTGAATTAAATAGCGTCTTTAATTAACTTGCAATGTCTGATTCAAGCATACAGATTCATTGTGATATGTTCAAGTTAAACACGTTCTGTTAATCCTCAAGTATCTGTATCCAGTTAGTAACCAGTTAGATTACCAGACTAATACATGACTAAGAGAACTTCATGTAATAATTATTCCATATATTCCCAGGGCCTTCAAAAATTAAGGGTTATTTGTAACAAAATCTTCCCTGCTGAAATAAGAGGATTAAATGTTTGGAGACTAAAATTGCTATGTCACATGAAATTAATCATATAGGAGATAAACACACCACTCATTTTTCCTTACGTTTTGCTTTTCACTTTAGTAGGATTAGTAAAATGATGCCATATGTTACATATATCAGAAATGCTTTACTTGAATATGGAATTTCccttttttagttctttttctaggGGTCtattggggatcaaacccagaatcttgtacatgggaagctgggaagcaggtgcttcaATCACAGAGATACAtccataattttccttttaaatttattaatacaTCTTCTGAGGGGGATACTTAAATGAAATGGCAggtctataattttattataacttAAACatctcactttttatttctttttccccaacaatgcacacacacacattcattaaAGAGTAAATGTGAGCATGTGCAAAAATGGGATACCAGGAAAATTACTGCCTGTTTATTACTTACAACTACCCTTCCATTCCATTCCCTTCTTCTCAAAACTTCCCATTCCTTTCCCTACTTTCTCACTCTCAGAAtattttctcacacacacacagaaccaGCTGCACACATACACAGAACCACAAAAGCATATATTCAACTGCTGCAaggaattaaatttttataaggTTCAAAAGGAGTTAGATCAATGTTCAATGCATGAATCTGATGCATATTTTTAGAAGAATTCTATCAGTTGCCATTAAAGTACAATTGAAATTCCtttcaatattatttcaaaacATTATTAATACAGATATAAATATAGAAGGGTCATTTACATTGTGTTTTAATAGTATCATATATATGACCAAATGGTGTatcattaaataataatattatatccTTCCAATGTAAAACATAGAGCTAGAAATACACTTTGTAAATGAGATTCAATTATTCTGAGATTTGAGGTTTTAGACGTGTTATACTTTAGCCATGTCTTTTGCTCTCCAATTTAGCTCCCCTAGGTCTATTAACCTCATTTACAATGTCTAAAACTATTAACAACTTTGGAACCTGTTCCCAATTAGTGATGTTGGTTCCTGTTTAGTTTACCAAATGTATGTGTTTTTtatggaaatttttatgatttcccTAACTCATCATCACTtgtaataaagtatttttaaacttCACTTTTTCTTGCTTATTATTCAATGCACGTCTATGAAAAatgttccaaatatttttatctattttctttagtgcaaaagaaatttactcttaaaagaaataagaaactgTTAATTATTGTAGAGCATGTAGTTTCATCTCCTTCTTTTTCCTTAGCATTTGACAATATTTATTAACTCTTTTATGAAATGACATATTACTTTtatctattttcatattttctctctttttttactttCCCCATCATTTTTTCACTGGGGTTTTAATATCACtctttatccagaatatatacaggTATCAATCAAAGTTTTGCCTTTGCTCAGTGGCTTTTAAGTAATTAACTTATCAAAATTAATGAGGTGACTTTGATCTGTGTGCAGCCAGGCTTATTTAGGGTCAATATCTTCATCAGTGTTTGGGTGAAGTTAAATAGAGTATCATTTACAAAATCAGTGAACATCACAAAGCCTGGAAAGTAAGCAAACAAGttggaaggaatgaaagaatcaTGACTGAAGAATCAGATGATCCAAGTAATAAACTAAAATAATAGGATGATATAATTTAGAGATAAGTGCTGCATTAAGGTTGAAAAGTATACAAATAGTTCactattaatatgtaaaaataacaTTGGATTTATTTTGCAAAATGTCAACTAACATGCACAAAATAATTATcattatgtctattaggtccagatcctcttaTGCATTATTCAAGGTCTTGGTTTCTTTACCaattctctgttgagatgctcTATTTATTGTTGATAATAGTATATTATAGTCTCCCACtttaattgtaaaggcatctatttctccacttagttttttcaatgtttgcctcatgtattttgagaggCCCTCATTACGtgcataaattttattattgttctttcttcttgattgattaccccttttattaatatatagtgtgcTTGGCTCTtaacaatagttttgcatttaaagtctattttgtcggatattagcatagctaccccACCCTTTCTTGGCtattatttgcatgtaaaattgttttccaaccattcactttcagtcccCTTTCATCCCTAGGGCTAAGGTTattttcttgcagacagcatagagatgggtcatatttccttatgcattCTGACAATCCAAGTCTCtttactggagagtttaatctattcacattcatttttataactgtcaaggaattgcttacattagccatatttttttcaaCTGGAATATAAATATTGTtgttaaataaaatgcattatcCATGTGTTCTCTAAATTTTATCTAACTTTAGTTATTCAATTTATTATGCCATGCTAATCTATGTAGGTTTTCATGAATGTGTGTATATCATTATTAACAATTTTACTTATACCTCTAAAAATTTGGAGAAGGAAATATTTGTACCTAATACAAAGTTTCAGTTAAATATGTTTGTAATAAATGGTCAGAAAAAAGTATACTTCACTGTCTGAGTTCATCCTGTTGGGATTGGCAGAATCCATAGAGCAACAGTTTATTCTCTTTGGGCCTTTTTGTCTGATTTACACACTCACAATTCTGAGGAATATTGCAATGATTCTCCTAATCAGAACAGACTCCTGACTTCGCACACACAAGTACTTCTTCTTGGCTAACTTGTCCTTCATGGATGCTTGTTATTCCTCcaccatcaccccaaaaatgctGGTAGATTTATTATCTGAGAAGAAAAGCATCTACTTTGTGAGTTGCTTCCAGCATTTGTACTTTTTCATCACCTTGTCAACAACTGAATACATCCTCTTTGGGTTAATGGCCTGTGACTGTTATGTGGCCATAAGTAACCCACTACTTTACACCTTAGTCATGTCCAGGACAGTTGCCTTAAAATAGCAGctggggaaaaggacttggcccagtggttagggcgtccgtctaccacatgggaggtcggcggttcaaaccccaggcctccttgacccgtgtggagctggcccacgcgcagtgctgatgcgcgcaaggagtgccgtgccacgcaggggtgtcccacacgcaaggagtgcgccctgtaaggagagcagcccagcccgaaagaaagtgcagcctgcccaggaatggcgctgcccacacttcccgtgccgctgatgacaacagaagcagacaaagaaacaagacacagcaaatagacacagagaacagacaacccagggggtggggaattaaataaataaataaatctttaggaaaaaaaatggcagCTGGGCTTTTGCAGCAGAATTGCTGAACTCCATGGTTAACATCAGCTATATAAGCATTTTGCAATTCTGTGGTTCTAACGTAGGCTATGAGTGGTGGggtctgttcatctcttcatagataaacTGACTGAGCTGTGCATTTGAAACAGTAAAAACTGTAGccttgcccttggtaaccatgacaacccCTTCAGTTCTGCAAAAACAGTTTAGTAATTTAAACTCAATAACTTTAactattcaggaaaaatgcaaaccaaatgtactaaaagcttatctagaatatatgaaattcatgctaaaagcttacctaggatctgaaatatatatattaattcaagcttattaaacactgaaacaaaaaatcatttggcccttcctctgtataaaagaaactaaaaaaattgTTCGGGGCTCAGATTTTAACTGAAAAGCTCTGAGccagccagtcataaataaatcctttttccttccccaaattattcctgaatcctggcctttctacacacaaataattaaacttctcttgaCCTCTACAACATTTCTGGGGACCCTCCCTGGATTTTCAAATAAAGGCCAGAAATGGTAGCATTTCGCTGCCCATTCTGGATCCTCAAGGAAGctaggaggactcaggtgaaccccaatctgggtgcccctggattacatttaatccagaaaaaaTGTGGGCTCCCCCAGAATCTTCCCAGTGAAAACTGAAGGCAATAAAAGGTCTAAAAAagttctgggaacaaaaaagactccaaacacacaaaaaagcaatACTCCCTGGGGGAACATAATTgggaaaaccctagctttaattgctagagAGGGAGCCCAATCATGTTCCAAGAGAGAggcccagtacctccaaaaactTGGGGgaaagctgttctctctaggtcaaaaaaaaaaaaaaaggaaaaaggaaaaaacttgGTGTTTAAAGTTTGTCTAATTGCATGTAAAAATTCAGTACTGGTCTTATCTCCACTAAAATAGTAAAGgcttaattataatttttaaaaaatggttaaaggt
Coding sequences:
- the LOC101440432 gene encoding olfactory receptor 5F1-like; the encoded protein is MSRKNFTSLTEFILLGLPESMEQEIILFVLFFLIYTLTILGNIVMILLIRIDSRLHTPMYFFLANLSFVDVCYSSTITPKTLVDLLSEKKTISFAGCFLQLYFFIALATTECILFGLMAYDRYVAICNPLLYTLVMSRVVCLKMAAGAIVAGLLNSMVNTSYISSLPFCGSNVIHHFFCDSPPLFKLSCSDTSMNESIFSIFAGVNMVGTLLVILTSYSYILFSIFRMHSGEGRHKALSTCVSHLTAIILFYATSIYTYLRPSSSYSLNQDKVASVFYTMVIPMLNPLIYSLRNKEVKKALWNVITRKKVPSFQ